The Streptomyces hundungensis genome contains the following window.
TGATCCGGGTGATCAGGGCCTCGGGAAGGCGGCAGGGCAGCGGGGTGTCCCGGGTGAGGGGTTCCTTGGCACCGGTGTCCTTGATGAGCACGACCGGGTCGGCGGGGCGGTAGTAGGACTCGCGGGCGGTGCGCTCCAGCTGGTAGCGCGGGTCGAGTCCGCGCTCGGTCGCGTACTTCCCGATGTCGGCCGCGAGTTCCTCCGGGGTGCCGCCGGTGGGCAGTTGCCTCGACAGCACGAACTGGTCGTCGAGCAAGGCCTTGGTCCGCCCGGCCAGACTCGTCGCATCGCTCTCGTTGAGCTGGACATCAGCTGCGGCGTCGAACCCTGCGGGGTGCTCAGGGGTGAACGGGGGAACCGGCTTGTTGCGCAGCCACCAGATGTTCCACAGGCGCTGCTGGAAGCGGCGGAGCCTGAGCGTGAGGTCGTCGTACTGCCGTTGTACATCGTTGAGTTCGGTCAGCCACCCGGGTTCCGGCGGCGGGGGCGGCAACTCGTCGTCGCCCTCGACGGGGCGCGCGGTCACCTTCCACACATGGCCGCCGTCGGAGCCGGAGAACCAGGAGTGGTGGGTGAGGGTGTCGAGGTCCTCTTCGCCGTCGGCGGTGTCGAGCGTTTCGAGGGTGCCGTGGAAGAGCGAGCGTACGAGGTCCCCGGTGCGCGCGGACCGGGTCTGCCGGGCGGCGAGCCGGCCGAGGGCTTCGGCGCTGCTGCTGCCCAGCGTGAGGATCTCGCTGAGCTCGATGTTGCTCGGTTTGTCGGACTCATAGGTGGCGCCTTCGCGCTGCCAGTCGACTCCCAGTGCCGAACCGCTGTAGAGGGTGCGGTCCAGGGCGTCGGCGGCGGTGCCTTCGGGGGTGTCCCAGCCGAGGGCTTCGAGGAGGTCGGCCGTCCCCCGCGCGTCCGGTGGGAGCAGGCCGGGCACGGCCGCGGCGCGGTTGAGGTAGTCGAGTTCGTCGTCGCTGTACCAGCCGACGACGAAGTAGCTCAGCGTCGCGTCGGGCGGGTAGTTGTCCAGGCCGCCTTTGAGGTCCTCAAGGGTGTCGTGGATCGAGAACACGTCTTTGTTGTACGGCTGGTAGGCCGCGAAGCCGGGCAGTCCGGGCCCGGCCGCGGTCAGGTGCGGCTTCTGGGCAGGCGGTTCGGTCCACGGCGCCTGGGTGAGGTCGTGGCGGCGGCCGAGGAAGGTCAGCTCCAGCGGAGCACCCTCCGGGGATTCGGGGTTCGGGTGCTTGTTGGTGCCGTAGACGTCGTTGCCGTCGGCGTCCTGGACCGGGCGACTCTCCAGGTAGTCGCTCTGCACGATCCACCCGACGGCCTTGCGGTCCGCCGAGGCCGCTGTGGTGCTGTAGCGCACGACCAGCCAGCGGTTGGGGACGAAGGGGAAGGTCGTCTCCCCCGTCGTCTGGTCGTAGTGCCCGTTGGTCAGCGCCTCGGGCAACTGCCAGTGGATGTAGACGCCTTCGCTGTCCGGGCCCATGGTCTCGGTGCCGACGCCGGGGGGCGGCTCCGCGCCCGCTCCCTCCTCGATCATGGCGTCGAAGTTCGGCGTCCACCGGTTGAACGTCTCGGCGGCGCGGGTCAGCCGGTTGACGACAAGGGCGTTCACCTTGACGGGGACGATCAGGTCCGTGGCGCTCATCAGGCGGTCTCCGTCCGGGCAGCGGTGCCGGTGGGGCTGAGGATTTCCTGTTCCAGCGGGGCGTTGACGAGTTCCAGGGCCAGTTGTCCGGGGTCCAGGTCGGTGAGCCCGAACTCCCGGGCCAGGGCGGGCACCAGGCCGCCGGTGCCGAACATCTGAAGCACCGCGGGTCCGGTGTCCGGGTCGGAGCGCAGGTGGAGGTCGAAGAGGCTGCCGGTGGCCGGGTAGTAGGTCTCCAGCGGGGTGCCGATCGGCGGGTCGGCGGCCAGGCTGCGCAGGCCGAGGCGGTTCCCGGCGTCGATGCCGTAGTGGATGCCCTGTCCCGGTTCGCGGAGGACGACCTTGTCGGGAACGCCGTCCCAGAGGACGAGCAGGATCCTCTTGTCCGGTTTGGCGCGGCGCAGTTCGGTGAGGACGGTGCCGTCCTTGAGGTAGGCGGTGACCTTGATGTCCGGCCAGGCGGGGATGAGTTCGGAGTGGATGAGCAGCCCGCCGGCGGCCCGCTTCGCGCTGCCGGACCGGGCGGTGGCCCGGTTGAGCTCGGGGGCGAGGCGGCTGTCGACGGAGGTGTGCACGCCGACGTCGGCGGCTCCGGCGACGAGCGCGTCGAGCCAGCCCTGGTCGAGGCGGAACATCCGGAGGGATTCGAGGGGCAGCATGCGCGGGTCGGGAACGAGGTGGTGGAACGGCACGCCCTGGAGCAGGCCGAGGCGGGCCTGCCAGGCGGCGATGGCCCCGGCGTTGCGTTCCGCGGTGGTCCGCAGCAGGGAGACGGCGCGTTCTTCCGCGAGCACGGACCTCGACTGTGTGCGTGTCACTCTCAGCTGCGGCGTCCGGCGTCCGGCGTCGTCCGGAAGCTGGGGGCTCGTGAGCCCGGTGCTGAGCCGCTCCCGGAAGCGTGCGGAGGCGAGTTCGCGCAGTGCGCCGAGGGCGGGCGGGGCATCCGGGTCGAGCGAGGCGCGCGCCGGATCCCCGGCCAGCGCCATCAACGTAGTCGCCCGGTTGGCGAGTTCGCGGCGGGCCCGGCTGACGGCGGTGGTGTATTCGGGGTCGGCCAGGCCGATGGTGCGGCCGAGGGTCCAGGCGACGGCATAGCTGACGTCGAAGATCCCGTGCCTGGGCTCGTAGATGAGCGCGTGGTCGGAGGTGGTGTGCGGGCCGGGGCTGTGCTCGGTGGGCACGTCAAAGGCGGTGACCGGCGTGGCCGGGCCGCGGTACCAGGCGAAGGTGCGTTCGCCGGAGAGGGCCACCTGCGGGACGGCGGTGTAGCCGCGTTCGAGGCGGTCGCGGACGTATTCGTCCTCGGGGTCGTCGGTGACCGGTGCGGTCACCGGCAGCCGTAACGCTAGTTCTTCGGGGTCCTCGGCGCCGGGGGCGACGAGGTTCTCCAGCAGCGCTCCGGGGTCGGCGGCGGGCCCTTCGCTGCTGGTGAAGCTCCAGCTGTGCAGCGAGCAGAGGCGGACGGCCGTGGTGCCGCCGGGCAGGGTGCCGGACAGGCGGCCCTCGAAGCCTTCGAGGGAGACGAGGTGGACGGCGTAGTTACCGGGGTTGTGGGGGAAGCGGTTGGCGTTGACGACCGCGTACTCCCCTTCTTCGAGGACTTCGCCGTCGGCCCGGGTCTTGTTCGCGTCGACTACCTTGCGGACGTGGGCGAGGTAGTACATCTCGTCGTCGCGCGGGGCGATCGCGTTGAAGAGGTCCGCCGGGACGTCGATGGTCTGGCACGTGCTCCGGGCCTCGGCCTCGTCGACGCCGCCGGAAGGGAGGTTCGGGCCCTTGACCCCCGCCTCGGCAGGGTTGCGGAGCTCCTCGACGGTGCGCAGCACGGTGTCCCCGGACGCGGCGGGGTCGTCGGGCAGTTCGTTCTCGCCGAAGACGAGCAGGGCCAGCCAGGGCGGGCGGGCCGGAGGCTGCTCGGCGAGGGTTCCGGCGAGGTTGCGTTCCCAGGGCAGGATCGACCGGCTGAGGGTGATGTGCGGCAGGGTCCTGGTGTAGGCGCCGGTGCTCTCGCGCGGCGGGTAGTAGGCGTGGACGGACGCTTCGCTGAGCACGAAGCGGACGGCCTTGATCTCGAAGGTCTCCTCGGACGGGAGCAGCTTGTCCTGGGCGTCCAGTTCGCCGCTGGGGTCGCTGAGGGTGTTTTTGACCACGACCCGGTAGTCGCCGGGGGTGGCACGCGGGATCAGGTGGTCGAGGAAGTGGATGCGCAGATCCGGTTCAGCGGTCACGGCCGGTCACCTCGTCGCGGTGGTGGTCAGGGGCGGGGTGGTCAGGCTGCGGCCGGCGAGTGCGGCGTAGCCGGTGAGCGGACTGTCGGTGTCGGCGCCGGGTCCCGCGCCGAGCCGGGCGAGGGTGCTGAGCGCGGCGGTGCGGCGGCCCTGGACGGTGGGGGTGGCGATGGTGTTGACGATGGTCCGGACGCTCTGGTCGTCGGCCCGCGGCTCGGGCCCGGCGGGGTCGGACACGCGGAGCGGCATGCGACCGTCCGGGAGTCCTTCGTACGCAAGTGCCTTTGAGGTGACGGGCCCGGTGTCGGTGCCGTAGTCCGGCTCGGGGAGGGTGATCCTCAGTCCGGTGAGGCGGTTTTCGAGCAGTTGGTCGCCGTCGAGCGCATCACCGGGTTTGGCCAGGGGCTTGCCCCACAGGCCGGGGGCGACGGTGCCGGTGACCGGCTTGACCACCCAGTAGTGGTCGGTGGGGTGGAAGGTCCTGCCGTCCTTGGTGATGGTGACCCGGTGGGCGGAGGTGACACCGGTCTTCCGCATGGGGCGGATGTCGATGGTCCCCTCGTCGGACTGCTTGATCAGTCGTTCGTTGATGTAGAGGTGCGAGGCGGGGATGCCGGCTTCGGTGGTGAAGGTGAATCCGGCCGAGGAGACGAGGGTCGGTTCCTTGGCGGCCGCGCGCCGGGCGATCTCGCCCTGGTCGGCGTCGGCGAGCAGGCCCTCGTTGGGGATGATCCGGACGGGTGCGGGGATCTGGGTGCGGAACTCGGGCCAGTCCACGGTGGGGGTGTTGTCGCGGGAGGAGCCGAAGCCGAAGCTGAAGGAGATGAACCAGAGTTTGACGGTGGCCCGGCCCCCGAAGGGCGGCAGCCACAGGTGGAGGTCGATGCCGACCTCGACGGAGATGCGGACCCGGACGAACCAGACCTTGATGGTGGCCGCGACACCGATGCTGATGCCGAGCCGGACATCGAGGTAGAAGGGTTTCCACTGGACCAGCACGTCGAGGTGTGCGGTGAACCACGCGGAGAAGATGCCCTTGTCGTAGACGGCGGCCAGGCGCCCGCCGAACATGAGCGCGGCGGGGGTGATCGCGGCGTAGGCCTCGGCCCGCACGGTGATGTCGCTGGCCGGGGACCACACGAACCCCAGGCGCTTGGGCCGGGGGTAGTGCGTGGGGGCGTTGTAGTCGGGGTGGTAGCCGCCGAGGCTGATGGCGAAGTCCCCGGCGCGGCTTCCGCCGGTCCAGACGTAGACCGCAATGCCACCGGTGAGTTCGATCGACGGATCGAACACATAGCTGCCGGGCAGCAGAGCCACGTCCATGGACAGGCAGTGCTCGGCGGAGCTGAAGCCGAGGCTCAGACCGATGTTCAGCCTGGCGATGGCCCGGGCGCTCGGGTTGAGGGTGCGCGGCAGGCTGACGGAGGTGCGGCCGAGCAGCATGGCCTTGACGGAGTCACCGAGTTCGATGACGGCGAGGGCCTTGGTCTCGATGAAGCCGAAGCTGGTGAACTTCACTCCGGCGGCGATCCAGTACTGGCCCTCGGTGGGGCGGATCCAGCCGGTGGGTCCGGTGAGGGCCTTGAGCGCGTCCTCGGGGGTGTACGGCGTCGGGGCCGGCATGCCGGGCAGGGCCTGGGCCGCGTCCAGCCTTGCCACCAGCGGGAATTCGGCGATCTCGGCACCGGTGGGGACCTTCTTGAAGGAGCTGTTGATCCCGAATCCGGCGGAGAAACCGGTGACGGTGAAGGGCGGCGGACCGAAGACCGAGGCGCCACCGAGGAGGGAGATCTCACCGTAGATGAAGACTGAGTGCCAGCCTTCGACGCTGCGTGCCCACACGGCCTGAGCGCCGAGTTCGACCGCCATCGCCTGAACCAGGACCAGCCCGGCGAGTTCGAAGCCGAGGGTGGGGTCGTCAGGTGTCTTGTTGAGCAGTCCGCCCTTGAAGCCGATGAGCCCGTCGGCGGCGGTGGCTTCGATGTTCATGCCGTGCAGGAAAGGCAGCAGCGGGAAGCCGCCGCTCATGCCGACGTAGAAGCCGAGTCCGGCGACCTGCCAGGTGAGAGAACCGATCGTGACCTGGCCCTGGAGCTCGATCAGCAAGCCCTTTTTGAAGTCGTAGCGGAATACGATCGACGAGAGGTAGACCGGCCCGAACTGCTTGCCGATCACGAACTCGTATTCGAGCTTCGGCTTCTCCGGGCTCTGCGGATCCGGTCCGAACTTCGGCGGGACGGTGATCACCAGCGCCGGGGTCGGCTTGCCCATGACCGCCAGGTAGAGCGCCGCACTCACCTTTTTGCCCAGCGGGACTCCTGCCGCCTCGTTCACCACCGGCA
Protein-coding sequences here:
- a CDS encoding DUF6603 domain-containing protein, which translates into the protein MALTVDELVALFPAGGAGTFELDTGRLGLSGESESLEHLPSGVLTLTEAAADSAALTVTGKVTLAGEEMPASARFFATGTAVDALLFEASPATWLLQTAVARVDLSGLSGGRSLRVLLAAGQAAAEAGRCPGTGPWVGFQLGGAVADPLEFRAELRKESIGTAQPLDGPPLLITPLLEALGEYGVELPGPLVDWLERVQLHQHPMGKMDNLMVTAEAPVNHGTGANPVELLVLRTTVLGRTGQDGKPKATTVAMVRARTDWDGSGLPVVGPMIGTGLLSLPALQIMYVSENLSAEDVIKINRVVAEYNLGPLQQLPVVNEAAGVPLGKKVSAALYLAVMGKPTPALVITVPPKFGPDPQSPEKPKLEYEFVIGKQFGPVYLSSIVFRYDFKKGLLIELQGQVTIGSLTWQVAGLGFYVGMSGGFPLLPFLHGMNIEATAADGLIGFKGGLLNKTPDDPTLGFELAGLVLVQAMAVELGAQAVWARSVEGWHSVFIYGEISLLGGASVFGPPPFTVTGFSAGFGINSSFKKVPTGAEIAEFPLVARLDAAQALPGMPAPTPYTPEDALKALTGPTGWIRPTEGQYWIAAGVKFTSFGFIETKALAVIELGDSVKAMLLGRTSVSLPRTLNPSARAIARLNIGLSLGFSSAEHCLSMDVALLPGSYVFDPSIELTGGIAVYVWTGGSRAGDFAISLGGYHPDYNAPTHYPRPKRLGFVWSPASDITVRAEAYAAITPAALMFGGRLAAVYDKGIFSAWFTAHLDVLVQWKPFYLDVRLGISIGVAATIKVWFVRVRISVEVGIDLHLWLPPFGGRATVKLWFISFSFGFGSSRDNTPTVDWPEFRTQIPAPVRIIPNEGLLADADQGEIARRAAAKEPTLVSSAGFTFTTEAGIPASHLYINERLIKQSDEGTIDIRPMRKTGVTSAHRVTITKDGRTFHPTDHYWVVKPVTGTVAPGLWGKPLAKPGDALDGDQLLENRLTGLRITLPEPDYGTDTGPVTSKALAYEGLPDGRMPLRVSDPAGPEPRADDQSVRTIVNTIATPTVQGRRTAALSTLARLGAGPGADTDSPLTGYAALAGRSLTTPPLTTTATR